CCTGAAAGTACCATTCCAATCCGTAGACGAAGTGAGGAGGACTATGGTAGCATCAGCCCGCAAGATGGAAAAGATAACGGTCTTCCTGGTGGACAGCCAGGGCCTCTTCCGTCAGGGAGTGAAGCTGGCCCTGAACCAGACACAAGATATTGAGGTGGCGGGGGAGGCGGACCTCAGCGATGAGGTCCCGGAGCTTATCCAGACCTTCTCCCCACACATCGTCCTGATGGATGCCAACCCGCCCTTCCTGGACGGGCTGGACCTGGCCAGGCGCATAACCCAGCGCTGCCCCACCGTCTCGGTCATCGCCCTCACCTCCCATGAAGACGATGATGAGTTCTTCCAGGCCATCCGTTCCGGAGCGGCGGCCTACCTGGGAAAGAGGGCCGGCGCCGAGGAGCTGGCGGAGACCATCCGCCGGGTCCACCGGGGGGAATACCCCATCAATGACTCCCTCCTGGTCCGGCCCCGGGTGGCCCAGCAGGTCCTGCGCCAGTTCCAGAGCCTCTCCCTTATGGGCAAAAGGGCGGAGGCCCTGGCCGCCCCCCTCTCCCCCCGGGAGCTGGAGATACTGACCTACATTGCCCAGGGCTTCCAGAACAAGCAGATCGCCCATACCCTGGCCATCAGCGA
The genomic region above belongs to Chloroflexota bacterium and contains:
- a CDS encoding response regulator transcription factor, with the protein product MEKITVFLVDSQGLFRQGVKLALNQTQDIEVAGEADLSDEVPELIQTFSPHIVLMDANPPFLDGLDLARRITQRCPTVSVIALTSHEDDDEFFQAIRSGAAAYLGKRAGAEELAETIRRVHRGEYPINDSLLVRPRVAQQVLRQFQSLSLMGKRAEALAAPLSPRELEILTYIAQGFQNKQIAHTLAISEQTIKNHITSILRKLDANDRTHAVVLAIRQGWISVEGKPKTPQSKPSQENTAYSMGNPE